GTTGTGTGTTTCGTCGGCTAATAAAGCGCGATAGCCGATTAACCCCAGAGGTTTCGTCATTCGAATAATCTGCTCTCTACCTCCTACTCCTTCTTTAAAAATCTTAACCTTTCCGTCAATCAGAACCAAAAATCCATTTGGTTTATCTCCTTCTTTGTAAATAAATTCATTCTTTTTGTACTGCGAAAGAGAAATATGGTGTTGCAAGTCGTCTTTATCTTCCTGCCCCAACAAATAAAATATTGATTTCTGATTATCAACCAGGTCTCGAAGCCCAATATCTGAATTTAACATATACCCGTCTGTATGTTTTACAGCATCAAAGCTAAAAAAAATTGTTAAAATTGATTCTTTTTTAACAGTTATTTTACCTCATATTTGAATAATATCATTAACAATAGCCCCTAAAACGGTTGATAAAAAAATTACATGGCTAGTAACAGGCAACCAGCGGCATTTTTCGTCCGAAACCAAAAGCTTTTGAACTTACTCTTAAAATAGGTGCTGCCTGAAAGCGTTTATACTCATTCATGTTCACCATTCTTATCACTCTGCGAACCACTGCCTCATCATAGCCAAGAGCAGCAATTTCCTTCGGCGATTTGTTCAACTCGATGTAATTAAAGAGCATGTCATCCAGCTCTTCGTATTCGGGTAATGAGTCGGTATCTTTCTGATCAGGGCGCAACTCGGCCGAAGGTGGTTTAACAATGGTATTCTCCGGAATAATTTCGCCATCTTTATTCATAAACCGCGACAGTTTAAACACATCCAGTTTGTAAACATCGCCCAACACAGCCAACCCTCCGTTCATATCGCCATAAAGTGTTCCGTAACCAACGGCGCACTCGCTTTTGTTTGTTGTGTTTAACAGAATATGACCAAATTTATTCGAAATCGCCATCATATAAATTCCACGTGCGCGGGCCTGAATATTTTCTTCGGTTACGTCGGGCGAGCGACCTTCGAATAGAGGAGAAAGTGCATTTTCAAACTGATCGACTGCCGATTGAATATTCACTACATCGTAACGAATGCCAAGGTTTTCGGCCAGTTCGCGGGCATCATTCACACTATGGTCCGACGAATATTTTGATGGCATTAACAACACGCGCACATTCTCGGCTCCTAAAGCACGAACGGCAAGCACCACTGTTACTGCCGAATCAATACCCCCCGATAATCCCAGCGTAGCCTGTTTAAAGCCCATCTTATTAAAATAGTCGCGAATACCCAGTACCAGCGCATCGTGTATCTTTTCGATGTAATCCACCTTTTGTTGCAGCTCTTTTTCGCCCAGCGAAGTGGTATCGAGCACGAGACAGTCCTCCTCAAAATATTTCAACTCCTTTACGATTTCGCCGTTGGCATCGATGTACACCGATCCTCCGTCAAAAACCAATTCGGTTTGTGCACCCACCTGGTTGCAATACAAAATTGGTATGCCGTATTTTTTTGCTTTTGTTATAAGCACATTCTTGCGCCAGCCTTCCTGGTTGTACGAAAATGGCGATGCCGAAAGATTTACCACAAAATCGGGTTTTAGCCTTGCCAGCTCCTCCATTGGAGAAATAGAATAGAGTTTGTCTTTTCCAAACTCGTTGGCCGTTGGCTGCTCGTCCCACAAATCTTCGCAAATGGTAACAGCAATCTTTTCGCCTTTGTATTCTACCAAGCTAAATTTGCGGTTGGGCTCAAAGTGGCGGTACTCATCAAAAATATCGTAGGTAGGCAGCAGCGTTTTATTGTGGCTGCTTTTTATTTCGCCATCGGCCAGAAAAAGTGCCGAGTTAAAAAGCTTTTTACCGCGTTCGTGCTGGTTAATGCGTGGCGCACCAACCAAAGCAGCAATACCATGGCAATGCTTTGCTATTTCGGCAACAGCATCATCGGCTTTTGCAATAAACTCCTTTTTTTCCAACAAATCGTGCGGGTAATATCCCGTTACCGACAATTCGGAAAAAACAACCAGATCAACGTCCGCTTGTTTCAGGCGGTTGATCTCTGCAATAATCTTCGACGCATTTCCTTCAAAATCGCCGATGGTATAATTTAACTGAGCCAGTGCAACTTTCATTTTTCAAAATTAGCCGGAAGTCGTCCCGAATACAATCGGGAGAAGACCGAAGTTTGTTTTATAAGAATGACGATTGCAAATCTCCAATTTTTAGTTCAGTTTTGCAATAAATAAGAAGTGTAAGCGTAATGATTTAAATTTCTTGTAAAATGAAGTGGATAAAAGTACCGTTTTTTATAGGCGCAATTGCCCTGTTATTTTTTTCATGCAAACGAAATCCCTTAAAAGTAAATATTTCTGATGTTGAGAAAGAAGTTGAAGTTGTGCGGTTTGGCGAGCAACTTTTTAATCTTGAAGGAAAAGATACGCTGGAAGTGCTTACAGAATTGAGCAACACCTACCCCGACTTTTTTAATTTGTACACCTACCGCGTTATTCAGGTTGGCGGAATTGGCAACGAAGATTTCAAAGATATGATGA
This is a stretch of genomic DNA from uncultured Draconibacterium sp.. It encodes these proteins:
- a CDS encoding NAD+ synthase — encoded protein: MKVALAQLNYTIGDFEGNASKIIAEINRLKQADVDLVVFSELSVTGYYPHDLLEKKEFIAKADDAVAEIAKHCHGIAALVGAPRINQHERGKKLFNSALFLADGEIKSSHNKTLLPTYDIFDEYRHFEPNRKFSLVEYKGEKIAVTICEDLWDEQPTANEFGKDKLYSISPMEELARLKPDFVVNLSASPFSYNQEGWRKNVLITKAKKYGIPILYCNQVGAQTELVFDGGSVYIDANGEIVKELKYFEEDCLVLDTTSLGEKELQQKVDYIEKIHDALVLGIRDYFNKMGFKQATLGLSGGIDSAVTVVLAVRALGAENVRVLLMPSKYSSDHSVNDARELAENLGIRYDVVNIQSAVDQFENALSPLFEGRSPDVTEENIQARARGIYMMAISNKFGHILLNTTNKSECAVGYGTLYGDMNGGLAVLGDVYKLDVFKLSRFMNKDGEIIPENTIVKPPSAELRPDQKDTDSLPEYEELDDMLFNYIELNKSPKEIAALGYDEAVVRRVIRMVNMNEYKRFQAAPILRVSSKAFGFGRKMPLVACY